The nucleotide sequence CTGACCGCCAACCCCGCCCCGCTGGGACTATTGGGCTTTGGCATGACCACCGTGATGCTCAACCTGCACAATGTTGGCATCATACCGCTGGGAAGCGTCATCCTGGCGTTGGGTATTTTCTATGGGGGGTTGGCCCAGCTCATCGTTGGGATGATGGAATGGAAGAAGGGCAATACCTTCGGCACCGCCGCCTTCACCTCCTACGGTCTTTTCTGGCTGACTCTGGTGGGCATCTGGATACTGCCGCAGATGGGCATCGGGGAGATAACCGACAAGACATCGATGGGGTACTTCCTGGCGCTCTGGGGCATCTATTCGCTGTTCTTCTTCATCGCGACCCTGAAGAGCACCCGGGCCACACAGTTCATATTCGGTTCGCTGACGGTGCTATTCTTCGCCTTGGCCCTGGGCGATCTCACGCTCAACAAGGAGATCACCATCATCGCCGGATGCATCGGTCTGGTGTGCGGCGCTTCGGCCATCTACTCCGCCTTGGCCATGGTGGTCAACGAGGCTCACGGCAGAACAATCATGCCTCTAGGTGAGAACCGGTCCGCGATAAAATAAGGCGCT is from Methanomassiliicoccales archaeon and encodes:
- a CDS encoding acetate uptake transporter, which encodes MDANLTDRPEKRVLMDLTANPAPLGLLGFGMTTVMLNLHNVGIIPLGSVILALGIFYGGLAQLIVGMMEWKKGNTFGTAAFTSYGLFWLTLVGIWILPQMGIGEITDKTSMGYFLALWGIYSLFFFIATLKSTRATQFIFGSLTVLFFALALGDLTLNKEITIIAGCIGLVCGASAIYSALAMVVNEAHGRTIMPLGENRSAIK